The DNA segment AATTTCCTACGAATGAACTCCGTTGCTCCAACGTCAATTCCACGTGTTGGCTGATCAGCAATAATCAATTCCGGTTGATTAGAAAATTCACGCGCCACAACAACCTTTTGAATATTACCACCCGATAACATAGCCACTTTTTGATCATGATTCTTGCACAAAACCTTATACTCTTGAATGAGTTTGTCCGAAGCTTCATGAATGGCTTTCATATTGAATAAAAGTCCCTTATTATATTCTTTATGCGAACAACGATCGGATAAAAGATTTTCTTCAACTGATGCGCTAGCCGCAATTCCATATAACATACGATCTTCCGGAACTAAGGAAATATGTTTTTGACGAAGCTGTTGTTGCTTTAGACCAAGAACGTTTTCACCATTAACTGTAACAGAACCCGCATTTGGTCGATCCAAGCCAAATAACATATCCACCAATTCCTTTTGCCCATTTCCTTCCACTCCGGCAATTCCTAGAATTTCTCCTTTGCGCACCGAAAAAGAAACTTTATCCAGCATTTTTTTGCCCCAATCATTCACGAATTCTAAATCTCGCACTTTAAGCACTTCTTCACTTGGCTTCGCTGATTCTTTTTCAACTCGTAAAACCACATCACGACCAACCATCAAACGAGAAATTTTCTCCGGTGTCACATCTTCAGTTTCATAAACACCTAAGAATTTACCACCTCGTAAGATACTTAAACGATCGGTAATTTCCATGATTTCATTCAACTTGTGGGAAATAAAGATTAAAGTATAGCCTTGTTGCTTTAAATGAATTAATTCTTTAAACAGTTCCACTGTTTCTTGGGTGGTTAAAACTGCGGTCGGCTCATCTAAAATTAAAATCTTAGCTCCACGAACCAATGCCTTTAAAATTTCCACTTTTTGTTTCATACCAACGGGAATATCCACAACGCGTGCATTTGGATCCACCAACAAATTAAATTTCTTAGAATACTCCTTTGTAATTTGAATAGCTTTTTGACGGTCAATAAAAATGCCATTTTTCTTTGGTGTCATTCCTAAAACAATATTTTCAGCTACTGTCAAACTTGGTACCAACATAAAGTGTTGATGCACCATTCCAATTCCTTTTGCAATCGCCACATTTGGTGATGATAAATTCACCTTTTCACCATTGATGAAAATTTCTCCTTCCGTTGGCTGTTCCAAACCAAACAACATCTTCATCAAAGTTGATTTACCAGCTCCATTTTCACCCATCAGAGCATGAATTTCACCTTTACGAACATCCAAATTAACACCTTGATTGGCAACTACACCATTCGGATAAATCTTTTTGATGCCCTTCATTTGAATGACATATTCTTCATTCATAATGTTTACCTCTCTTTAATTGATTATTTAAATGATGAAAAAAGAAATCCAATCCCCCTCCCTTGGAAATGAGAAGAAAATTGGATCTAAACACAAGACGTACGATAAATTTTTACTTCTCGTAAAAATAGAGGATGAATGTGATAAGTTGCCCTATCTCATCAATCTTTCTTTACGTGATTAAGGGCGCACTTGTTCGCGCAATTTTTCTAATTTCTTTTCTTTATCGCCTAAAGCAGACGGAACTTTCACTTTACCATCTAAGACAGCCTTCAAGGCTTCATTAACTTTCTTTTGTGTCTCTTCCGAAGCATACTTCTTAAAATTCTTATCCGTTACAATACCAACACCATTTTCTTTCAAGCCTAAAGAAACTTCTGTTCCCCAGTGTTCTTTACCAGCATCTAATTCATCAAATACCCAAATCAAAGAATTACCAATATTCTTTAAACCGGAAGTTAATGTAGCGGCGGCGGCGTTTGCGGATAAAGATAACTCTTGGTCGGAGTCAACCCCAATAAACCAAGCTTTCTTTTCCAAAGCCGCTTCCACAGCACCATTACCGGCATTACCGGCAACACCCCAAATAATATCTGCCTTCTTATCAGCAATCATGGATAAAGCGTATTCCTTAGCTTTAGCGGTATCTACATAGTCATTGGTATAACGAGTATCCACTTTCATTTCCGGATCCACAGCACGTGCTCCTTCAATATAACCATATAAGAAGTCATTGATAACCGGACTATCCACACCACCAACGAAACCTAATACCTTTTCTGGGTTGATATTCTTTACCTTTGTATCTTTTGTCATACAAGCGGCGAATGTTCCTACCACATAACCTAATTCATTTTGCTTGTAAGTTAGGTTCAAGACGTTCTTGTTTGCGCCTACATGTGTGTTATCATCAAAAATAGCATATTTTTGATTAGGATACTTCGTAGCCACTTCCTTTAGATAGTCAGGCATTTGGTATGTACCCACAACAATCACATCGTATTCCTTACTCTCGGAAACTTCATATAAAGTAGATAACCATTTTGGTTTATCTTGTTCCGTACCGCCCATTTCAATTGTCTTTAACGTGATGCGACCATCCTTTTGAAGTTTCGTTAAGCCGGCCATCGCTGAATCAAAGAAAGATTTGTCACCTAAGTTACCATTAATCAAATAAGCTACCTTATAGACTTTACCTTTCTTGTCTGTTGAAGCCTTTCCATCATCTTTCTTAGCGCCACAACCAACTAATGGAACGATTAAGAATAGCGCTAAAAGTGCTTTGTATAATTTTTTCATCTTTTCTCCTTCCAAAGCGATTTAACTTTTACAAAATCAACCCAAATGAGTTAAAATATCTGTAAGCGTTTTCACTATCATCATTCTATTGCGACAAGCGTTCCTTTGTCAACAAGTTTATATACAAAAATAAGAGAAAAAATCGGAGGTCCTTTTTAATGAGTGAATTTTCTTTTCCTAAAATTGATTTACATCTTCATTTAGATGGTTCTTTTCGTATGAAAACCCTTTGGGAATTAGCAACGCAAAAAAGGATAACAATGCCTACTAATACACTATCTGAATACAAAGAATACATTCGTCGTTGCTCTCATGCTAAAAGTGTAAATGAATACCTGAAAATGTTTGATCATCCTTTAAAAGTGATGCAAGATGAAGCCTCTCTAATTCGCATCACCAAAGAATTGATTGAAGATTTAGCCAAACAAAATCTTCGCTATGCTGAAATCCGTTTTGCTCCTCAGTTGCATACGCAACAAGGCTTATCCCAAACCAAAGCCGTTGAAGCTGTCTTAGAAGGTCGCAAACAAGCTCTATTCCTTTATCCCGGCATTCAAATTGGTATCATCACTTGTAT comes from the Bulleidia sp. zg-1006 genome and includes:
- a CDS encoding ABC transporter ATP-binding protein; translation: MNEEYVIQMKGIKKIYPNGVVANQGVNLDVRKGEIHALMGENGAGKSTLMKMLFGLEQPTEGEIFINGEKVNLSSPNVAIAKGIGMVHQHFMLVPSLTVAENIVLGMTPKKNGIFIDRQKAIQITKEYSKKFNLLVDPNARVVDIPVGMKQKVEILKALVRGAKILILDEPTAVLTTQETVELFKELIHLKQQGYTLIFISHKLNEIMEITDRLSILRGGKFLGVYETEDVTPEKISRLMVGRDVVLRVEKESAKPSEEVLKVRDLEFVNDWGKKMLDKVSFSVRKGEILGIAGVEGNGQKELVDMLFGLDRPNAGSVTVNGENVLGLKQQQLRQKHISLVPEDRMLYGIAASASVEENLLSDRCSHKEYNKGLLFNMKAIHEASDKLIQEYKVLCKNHDQKVAMLSGGNIQKVVVAREFSNQPELIIADQPTRGIDVGATEFIRRKLVELSRSGIGVLLVSADLNEVMELSDSLIVMYGGKIVAYFEDTSKLDDETMGRYMLGLQKQTPEEIKRVCHE
- a CDS encoding BMP family ABC transporter substrate-binding protein, whose translation is MKKLYKALLALFLIVPLVGCGAKKDDGKASTDKKGKVYKVAYLINGNLGDKSFFDSAMAGLTKLQKDGRITLKTIEMGGTEQDKPKWLSTLYEVSESKEYDVIVVGTYQMPDYLKEVATKYPNQKYAIFDDNTHVGANKNVLNLTYKQNELGYVVGTFAACMTKDTKVKNINPEKVLGFVGGVDSPVINDFLYGYIEGARAVDPEMKVDTRYTNDYVDTAKAKEYALSMIADKKADIIWGVAGNAGNGAVEAALEKKAWFIGVDSDQELSLSANAAAATLTSGLKNIGNSLIWVFDELDAGKEHWGTEVSLGLKENGVGIVTDKNFKKYASEETQKKVNEALKAVLDGKVKVPSALGDKEKKLEKLREQVRP